In Rahnella aquatilis CIP 78.65 = ATCC 33071, one DNA window encodes the following:
- a CDS encoding triphosphoribosyl-dephospho-CoA synthase, translating into MPQTLTIGAVLTAEELAERLAETATQALIDEARLSPKPGLVDSRSAGAHQDLSLDLMVRSARSLTTTFYLLALHSWQRPADIALRQEVGRLGRAGEAQMMAETGGVNTHRGAIWAMGLLVSAVAMQPERLLPLHIAQRAAKIAVLPDAFSPKKFSKGSHAVQRYQVPGAREEAQSGFPHIIGCALPQLHHSRARGASESEAQVDALLAVMSTLADTCVLSRGGLPALEAMHQGAQAVLEAGGTSTMAGKQRLRHLEQRMLADNVSPGGAADLLAATLFLDRVSVA; encoded by the coding sequence ATGCCGCAGACTTTAACGATTGGCGCTGTGCTCACAGCGGAAGAACTGGCCGAAAGGCTGGCAGAAACGGCGACGCAGGCGCTGATCGACGAAGCGCGGCTAAGTCCGAAACCGGGGCTGGTAGACAGCCGGAGTGCCGGGGCTCATCAGGATTTAAGTCTGGATCTGATGGTGCGTTCGGCGCGCAGCCTGACGACCACGTTCTATTTGCTGGCCTTACACAGCTGGCAGCGTCCGGCGGATATCGCCCTGCGTCAGGAAGTGGGACGTTTAGGCCGTGCGGGAGAAGCGCAGATGATGGCGGAAACCGGCGGAGTGAATACTCACCGGGGCGCTATCTGGGCGATGGGGTTGCTGGTCAGCGCCGTCGCCATGCAGCCGGAACGTTTACTGCCGCTGCATATTGCGCAGCGCGCCGCGAAAATTGCGGTGTTGCCCGACGCTTTCAGCCCGAAAAAATTCAGTAAAGGTTCGCACGCCGTACAGCGTTATCAGGTACCGGGTGCCCGCGAAGAGGCACAAAGCGGTTTCCCGCACATTATTGGTTGTGCATTGCCGCAGCTTCATCACAGCCGGGCACGTGGTGCGAGCGAAAGCGAAGCACAGGTCGATGCTTTACTGGCGGTGATGAGCACACTGGCCGACACCTGCGTGCTGTCACGCGGTGGTTTGCCAGCGCTGGAAGCCATGCATCAGGGCGCGCAGGCCGTGCTGGAAGCCGGTGGCACCAGCACGATGGCGGGCAAACAACGGTTGCGTCATCTCGAACAGCGCATGCTGGCCGATAACGTATCTCCCGGAGGGGCGGCTGATTTACTGGCTGCGACACTGTTCCTCGACCGCGTCAGCGTGGCCTGA
- a CDS encoding malonate decarboxylase subunit delta has product MERFEFSYPAAKPLADHAQAGVVGSGDLEALYEPQTTSALKITVTTSVDGSHSLWQHFFDRLNALRELPAGRLDINDFGATPGVARLRIEQVFEEAEHAN; this is encoded by the coding sequence ATGGAACGTTTTGAATTTAGTTATCCGGCGGCCAAACCGCTGGCAGATCACGCCCAGGCGGGTGTGGTAGGTTCCGGCGATTTAGAAGCGCTGTATGAGCCACAAACAACAAGTGCACTGAAAATTACGGTGACCACCTCTGTCGACGGCAGCCACAGTCTGTGGCAACACTTTTTTGACCGTCTGAACGCGCTGCGCGAATTACCGGCCGGGCGTCTGGACATCAATGATTTTGGTGCCACACCCGGGGTTGCCCGTCTGCGTATCGAACAGGTCTTTGAGGAGGCTGAACATGCCAACTGA
- a CDS encoding biotin-independent malonate decarboxylase subunit beta: protein MPTDTSVQDQSFIELNARQRARKLLDAGTFRELLGPFERIMSPWLEPQGIVPQADDGMVVAKGQINGQPAVVVAIEGSFQGGSMGEVSGAKMAAALEMAAEDNRNGIPTQAVLLLETGGVRLQEANLGLAAIADIHAAIVDLRRYTPVIGVVAGTVGCFGGMSIAAALCSYLIVTREARLGLNGPQVIEQEAGIDEYDSRDRPFIWSMTGGEVRYHSGFVDALVKDSLAEVKDSMLGFMKKGVPVTHRSDNYEYYLPKLTGFDTAQQASREVTEVLFNREDRA from the coding sequence ATGCCAACTGATACTTCCGTTCAGGATCAGAGCTTTATCGAGCTTAATGCCCGTCAGCGCGCCCGCAAACTGCTGGACGCAGGGACTTTCCGTGAACTGCTCGGGCCGTTCGAACGCATTATGTCGCCGTGGCTGGAACCGCAGGGCATTGTCCCGCAGGCCGATGACGGCATGGTCGTTGCCAAAGGTCAGATTAACGGCCAGCCCGCTGTGGTCGTGGCAATTGAAGGCAGCTTCCAGGGCGGCAGCATGGGCGAAGTGTCTGGTGCCAAAATGGCCGCTGCGCTGGAAATGGCGGCAGAAGATAACCGCAACGGCATTCCGACACAGGCGGTTCTGCTGCTGGAAACCGGCGGTGTGCGTTTGCAGGAAGCCAATCTGGGCCTGGCCGCCATCGCCGACATTCACGCCGCCATTGTGGATTTACGCCGCTATACGCCGGTGATCGGCGTGGTTGCCGGTACTGTCGGTTGCTTTGGCGGGATGTCGATTGCCGCCGCGCTGTGCAGCTATTTGATTGTCACCCGGGAAGCGCGTCTGGGGCTGAACGGTCCGCAGGTTATCGAACAGGAAGCCGGTATCGATGAATACGATTCCCGTGACCGTCCGTTTATCTGGAGCATGACCGGTGGCGAAGTGCGTTATCACAGCGGTTTTGTCGATGCACTGGTGAAAGATTCCCTCGCTGAAGTGAAAGACAGCATGCTGGGCTTCATGAAAAAAGGCGTTCCGGTGACCCATCGTTCGGATAACTATGAGTATTACCTGCCAAAACTGACCGGTTTTGACACCGCGCAGCAGGCCAGCCGTGAAGTGACGGAAGTCTTGTTTAACCGGGAGGATCGCGCATGA
- the mdcE gene encoding biotin-independent malonate decarboxylase subunit gamma, translated as MSNVNNNAVSRGDYWFAELTKDATPVAGLCPSVKAADGKMNDQPVRFIAVVPDKNNQYPRAAGGEVGLLEGWNLAKVVSDVIDADANASTKRAIVAVIDVPSQAYGRREEAFGIHQALAGAAGAYAKARLAGHPVIGLIVGKAMSGAFLAHGYQANKLIAFKNNGVMIHAMGKESAARITLRSVDALEKLAATIPPMAYDIENYATLGLLSQLLDIADPDNATPDDISSVENAVWQNIQDARKEGVSLSNRLGAENRASSQRVRQQMRQEW; from the coding sequence ATGAGCAACGTAAATAACAACGCAGTCAGCCGGGGTGATTACTGGTTCGCTGAACTGACCAAAGACGCCACACCGGTTGCCGGTCTTTGCCCTTCCGTAAAAGCGGCTGACGGCAAAATGAATGACCAGCCTGTGCGTTTCATCGCCGTGGTGCCGGACAAAAATAACCAGTATCCGCGTGCAGCGGGCGGCGAAGTCGGTCTGCTCGAAGGCTGGAACCTGGCAAAAGTGGTCAGCGACGTGATTGACGCTGACGCCAATGCCAGCACCAAACGCGCCATCGTGGCGGTGATTGACGTACCAAGCCAGGCTTATGGTCGTCGCGAAGAAGCGTTCGGGATCCATCAGGCGCTGGCCGGTGCCGCAGGCGCTTACGCCAAAGCCCGTCTGGCAGGGCATCCGGTGATCGGGCTGATTGTCGGCAAAGCGATGTCGGGCGCATTTCTGGCGCACGGTTATCAGGCCAATAAACTGATCGCCTTCAAAAACAACGGCGTCATGATCCATGCGATGGGCAAAGAATCCGCCGCCCGTATCACCTTACGTTCTGTGGATGCGCTGGAAAAACTGGCGGCCACCATCCCGCCGATGGCTTACGACATCGAAAACTACGCCACGCTGGGCCTGCTGTCGCAATTACTCGACATCGCTGACCCGGACAACGCCACACCCGATGACATCAGCAGCGTAGAAAACGCTGTCTGGCAAAACATTCAGGACGCACGCAAAGAAGGCGTTAGCCTCAGCAACCGTCTGGGTGCAGAAAACCGCGCAAGTTCGCAGCGCGTTCGCCAGCAGATGCGTCAGGAATGGTAA
- a CDS encoding AEC family transporter yields MTYVILHALAPIFVIMILGFYAGKAKMVDNQNVSLLNIFVMDFALPAALFAATVQTPWTGIVEQSPLILVLVLAMWITYAAIYFICTKVFKKSPQDAAVLTLTVALPNYAALGLPILSSVLGDAPSTSLSVAVSIACGSVLMTPFCLLILEREKARLSGENQGSSLALLPVLMWRSVKKPIVWAPLLGVILSAIGIKMPEIFLASIKPLGLSATASALFLTGVILSARKLKINGPVLLSCVAKNLVQPFIAWGLVLAFGLSGQVAVTAILMIALSAGFFGIVFGNRFGVQSPDAEASLLISSVLCIVTLPLFISLTAALH; encoded by the coding sequence ATGACTTACGTAATATTGCACGCGCTTGCCCCTATTTTCGTCATCATGATCCTCGGATTTTACGCCGGGAAAGCGAAAATGGTGGATAACCAGAATGTCTCTTTACTGAATATTTTCGTGATGGATTTTGCTTTACCTGCTGCGCTGTTTGCAGCCACCGTACAGACCCCGTGGACGGGCATTGTGGAGCAGTCACCGCTGATTCTGGTGCTGGTTCTGGCCATGTGGATCACTTATGCGGCGATTTACTTTATTTGCACTAAAGTCTTCAAAAAGTCTCCGCAGGACGCTGCCGTTCTGACGCTGACCGTCGCACTGCCAAACTATGCGGCACTGGGTCTGCCTATTCTGAGCAGCGTGCTGGGTGATGCGCCGTCAACATCGCTGTCCGTTGCGGTCTCTATCGCCTGCGGTTCTGTGCTGATGACGCCGTTCTGTCTGCTGATTCTGGAACGTGAAAAAGCGCGGCTCAGTGGCGAAAATCAGGGGTCTTCCCTGGCATTGCTGCCGGTTCTGATGTGGCGTTCAGTGAAAAAACCGATCGTCTGGGCACCGTTGCTGGGTGTGATCCTGTCAGCGATTGGCATTAAAATGCCGGAAATCTTCCTGGCGTCGATCAAGCCGCTGGGTCTGTCAGCGACCGCGTCTGCGCTGTTCCTGACGGGTGTGATTCTGTCAGCCCGTAAACTGAAAATTAACGGTCCGGTGCTGTTGTCTTGTGTGGCGAAAAATCTGGTCCAGCCGTTCATCGCCTGGGGTCTGGTTCTGGCCTTTGGCCTGAGCGGTCAGGTTGCGGTGACCGCGATCCTGATGATTGCACTGTCTGCCGGTTTCTTCGGTATCGTGTTCGGTAACCGTTTCGGCGTGCAGTCTCCTGATGCAGAAGCCTCACTGCTGATCAGTTCCGTATTGTGTATCGTGACCCTGCCGCTGTTTATCTCACTGACCGCTGCATTGCATTGA